A single Paenibacillus sp. FSL R5-0517 DNA region contains:
- a CDS encoding copper amine oxidase N-terminal domain-containing protein, whose protein sequence is MAVPLVLLMVVLTGCQAVGGVDVGKAMANGASIKSGESRQSMNINIEPAKEFATENDLEMIERINSISLDIDQAKMKDAKTASIKGTLSMEGTKLPFHLSMNESQVVIDLDGAQKPLYISLDTFQDAQALPMVDTKALEKQLEEISPKLFSFVLKHLSNPKNISVTPVQESVNGETLSLSKLHLEISGEEMLAMVKPFLTSVSKDEQGLKDLIGDLYDVFYPVLEAVNEVEGGGDETLNSIVPESKDEAVASLYAMIKVGLDSMLVNYDQELNNLLNETPEFKTVFGTETKLKLDFYLDSKLDIRKQNFELKVALPASEDLPVNAVTVSGNSEQWNIGGTVAVDEVDVSGGVMDLMKDDITPGQMLRNFDSNSLAYQLLKDEAGITNKSVVLFPDDEYAGAITVKNTTFVPLRYVSEELDAEVKWTKGSNRIVVIDDITGDEIVLTVGSKKATVAGKEVTMVESAYVGKDGKTYVPLRFMAESLGATVDKEQETGWIYIDRP, encoded by the coding sequence ATGGCAGTGCCACTGGTATTATTAATGGTTGTTCTTACAGGATGTCAGGCTGTGGGTGGAGTAGACGTTGGCAAAGCAATGGCCAATGGTGCGAGTATCAAGTCCGGTGAATCCAGACAATCCATGAATATAAACATAGAACCGGCTAAGGAATTTGCGACAGAGAACGACCTTGAAATGATCGAACGTATTAATTCCATATCTCTGGATATTGATCAAGCCAAAATGAAAGATGCGAAGACAGCATCGATCAAAGGTACACTGAGCATGGAGGGAACGAAGTTACCTTTCCACCTGTCCATGAATGAGTCCCAAGTGGTGATTGATCTGGATGGAGCCCAGAAACCGCTGTACATATCTCTGGATACGTTCCAGGATGCACAAGCTCTTCCAATGGTGGATACGAAGGCTCTGGAGAAACAACTCGAGGAAATCTCACCGAAACTGTTCTCTTTTGTCCTGAAACATCTGTCCAATCCGAAGAATATCTCTGTAACACCGGTACAGGAATCCGTGAATGGCGAAACACTTAGCCTCTCCAAGCTGCACCTGGAGATCAGTGGTGAAGAGATGCTTGCCATGGTTAAACCGTTCCTGACGAGTGTCTCGAAGGATGAGCAAGGGCTGAAAGACCTGATTGGAGATCTGTACGATGTGTTCTATCCTGTACTGGAAGCTGTGAACGAGGTTGAAGGCGGGGGAGATGAAACGCTGAATTCGATCGTTCCTGAATCGAAAGATGAAGCCGTTGCTTCACTATATGCCATGATCAAAGTAGGACTGGACAGCATGCTGGTCAATTATGATCAGGAGCTGAACAACCTGTTGAATGAGACTCCAGAATTCAAAACGGTATTTGGTACAGAAACCAAACTGAAATTGGACTTCTATCTCGACAGCAAGCTGGATATCCGCAAGCAAAACTTTGAACTGAAGGTAGCGCTGCCGGCCTCCGAAGATCTGCCAGTGAACGCTGTAACCGTGAGTGGAAACAGTGAACAGTGGAATATCGGTGGAACGGTTGCAGTGGATGAAGTGGATGTATCGGGCGGCGTTATGGATCTGATGAAGGATGATATTACACCTGGACAGATGCTGCGCAATTTTGATTCCAATTCACTTGCATATCAATTGCTCAAAGATGAAGCTGGGATCACGAATAAAAGTGTAGTACTCTTCCCGGATGATGAATACGCCGGGGCGATCACCGTTAAGAATACAACATTTGTTCCCCTTCGCTACGTGTCTGAAGAATTGGATGCTGAAGTGAAATGGACCAAAGGTTCGAACCGAATTGTTGTCATTGACGACATCACGGGTGATGAGATTGTCCTGACCGTAGGTTCCAAGAAGGCAACCGTTGCTGGTAAAGAAGTAACCATGGTGGAATCCGCATATGTAGGCAAGGATGGCAAGACATATGTGCCGCTGCGCTTTATGGCTGAATCCCTTGGAGCTACTGTAGATAAGGAACAAGAAACGGGCTGGATTTACATTGACCGTCCTTAA